A genomic region of Polynucleobacter necessarius contains the following coding sequences:
- a CDS encoding YbgC/FadM family acyl-CoA thioesterase, with amino-acid sequence MTNLPAPDSAVTYIHRVCYSDTDAAGFVYHGRYLEIFERSRAEWLAQKGLSPTKLIDELNIVMPVRELTMNFYKPGRLDDILYIDQVIEHRSRTQVTVKQTAQRKLPDSDELQVIASATLHIVCVDTGTLKPKAWPEWLFSTE; translated from the coding sequence ATGACTAATCTCCCTGCTCCAGACTCAGCCGTCACTTACATTCATCGGGTTTGTTACTCCGATACCGATGCAGCGGGCTTTGTATATCACGGCCGTTATCTCGAAATTTTTGAACGCAGTCGCGCAGAGTGGCTTGCCCAAAAGGGGTTGAGTCCAACTAAGCTTATCGATGAATTGAATATCGTCATGCCGGTTCGTGAGCTGACAATGAATTTCTACAAGCCAGGTCGCCTGGATGACATTCTTTATATCGACCAAGTCATCGAACACCGCAGTCGCACGCAAGTAACAGTGAAGCAAACTGCACAACGAAAGCTTCCTGATAGCGACGAACTGCAAGTCATCGCAAGCGCTACATTACATATTGTCTGTGTAGACACCGGCACCCTGAAACCCAAAGCATGGCCTGAATGGCTATTCTCTACTGAGTGA
- a CDS encoding DEAD/DEAH box helicase, whose amino-acid sequence MLFTDLGLSEPILRAIAEEGYTSPTPIQAKSIPAVLKGGDLLAAAQTGTGKTAGFTLPILQRLTSTKAASGKRLLRVLILTPTRELAAQVQESVLTYGKYTGLKSTVIFGGVGANPQIKAIAGGLDILVATPGRLLDLMSQNCVSLKDIEILVLDEADRMLDMGFLRDIKKILAVLPKQRQNLLFSATFSTEIKALADGLLNAPELIEVARSNSANEAIAQLIHPVDRTKKHPLLAHLIKSNDWKQVLVFTRTKHGANKLVTQLEKDGITNMAIHGNKSQSARTKALADFKAGKLTALVATDIAARGIDIDQLPHVVNYDLPNVSEDYVHRIGRTGRAGSNGVAVSLVCVDEHQMLRDIEKLIKQKLPQEVIAGFEPDPNAVAQPIQLRSQQHQQSRKPRPSDSGGAPAKKAPAKRSSSPPKRSFNR is encoded by the coding sequence ATGTTATTTACAGATCTCGGTTTATCAGAACCTATTCTTCGCGCTATTGCTGAAGAAGGCTACACCAGCCCCACCCCCATTCAAGCTAAATCAATTCCTGCCGTTTTAAAAGGTGGCGATCTATTGGCTGCAGCGCAAACTGGGACAGGAAAAACCGCTGGCTTTACGCTGCCAATCTTGCAACGACTTACCTCAACCAAGGCAGCTTCAGGCAAGCGTCTATTGCGCGTATTAATTTTGACGCCCACTCGTGAATTAGCAGCCCAAGTTCAAGAGTCAGTTCTAACTTATGGCAAATACACTGGTTTAAAGTCCACAGTCATTTTTGGTGGTGTGGGCGCCAATCCACAAATTAAAGCTATTGCCGGCGGTCTCGATATTTTGGTTGCCACGCCTGGACGACTATTGGACTTGATGTCACAAAATTGTGTATCTCTCAAAGATATTGAAATCCTGGTTCTTGATGAAGCAGATCGCATGCTCGATATGGGCTTCTTACGTGATATTAAGAAAATCTTAGCTGTCCTTCCTAAGCAACGTCAGAACCTTTTATTCTCGGCAACCTTCTCTACTGAGATCAAAGCATTGGCCGATGGATTATTAAACGCACCAGAATTAATTGAAGTAGCCCGCAGCAATAGCGCCAATGAGGCAATCGCCCAACTCATTCACCCTGTAGATAGAACAAAGAAGCACCCTTTATTAGCCCATCTGATTAAGAGCAATGACTGGAAGCAAGTGCTGGTCTTTACTCGCACTAAGCATGGTGCCAATAAGTTGGTAACCCAACTGGAGAAGGATGGCATTACCAACATGGCTATCCATGGTAACAAGAGTCAATCCGCTCGCACCAAAGCATTGGCCGACTTCAAAGCTGGCAAATTAACGGCATTAGTTGCCACAGATATTGCTGCGCGCGGTATTGATATCGACCAACTGCCGCACGTAGTGAACTATGACCTACCAAACGTTTCCGAGGATTATGTACATCGCATTGGTCGCACCGGTCGCGCAGGATCTAATGGTGTGGCGGTTTCTTTGGTGTGCGTAGACGAACACCAAATGCTCAGGGATATTGAAAAACTTATCAAGCAAAAGCTCCCGCAAGAAGTGATAGCCGGTTTTGAGCCGGATCCGAATGCCGTTGCCCAACCAATTCAACTACGCAGCCAACAACACCAGCAATCTAGAAAGCCTAGACCTTCAGACTCTGGTGGCGCCCCTGCTAAAAAAGCACCCGCAAAGCGCAGCAGCAGCCCACCGAAACGAAGCTTTAATCGCTAA
- a CDS encoding NAD(P)/FAD-dependent oxidoreductase — translation MSKNWDAIIIGGGAAGLFCAGVAGQLDKKVLVLDHAQVLGEKIRISGGGRCNFTNMHSSPANFLSLNQHFVKSALARYPSSEFIKLVTAHGINYHEKHQGQLFCDDSAKQIIDMLFSECAKGKVTVRNPVAVESISQDGDAWIVRTNMGLERTKAVVMATGGLPVPAIGATAYSLDIAKQFGLNVIDPRPALVPLSFTADTFGNLNDLAGLSVPVRIASGSKGHRYGACRFNEDLLLTHKGLSGPAVLQASSYWEEGEPIHIDWLGAVERLGGFNCDELFNNEENRLKLTETILASVLPQRLAKAFAEQKNLVGRKWAEVSKKDRQALKELITNWSVKPAGTLGWKKAEVMLGGVDTKEFDGQTMTSRKHPGLFFIGECVDVTGHLGGHNFQWAWASGFACAQAL, via the coding sequence ATGAGTAAAAATTGGGATGCCATCATTATCGGTGGAGGTGCTGCCGGCTTATTCTGTGCTGGCGTAGCCGGTCAGTTGGATAAGAAGGTCCTGGTTTTAGATCATGCGCAAGTATTGGGCGAAAAGATTCGTATTAGTGGAGGCGGTCGTTGCAACTTCACTAATATGCATAGCAGCCCAGCCAATTTCTTATCGCTTAATCAACACTTCGTTAAAAGTGCGCTAGCACGATATCCTTCATCTGAATTTATTAAGCTGGTCACGGCCCATGGGATTAATTACCATGAGAAACACCAAGGGCAATTGTTTTGCGATGATTCAGCCAAGCAAATCATTGATATGCTTTTTAGTGAGTGCGCCAAAGGCAAAGTGACGGTGCGTAATCCTGTCGCGGTTGAATCGATCTCCCAAGATGGTGATGCTTGGATTGTTCGTACCAACATGGGTCTTGAAAGGACCAAAGCAGTAGTCATGGCAACCGGTGGTTTGCCAGTTCCAGCCATTGGCGCTACTGCGTATTCATTGGATATTGCAAAACAGTTTGGCTTAAACGTCATTGACCCAAGACCTGCTCTGGTGCCGCTGTCTTTTACTGCAGACACTTTTGGCAATCTTAATGATTTGGCTGGACTTAGCGTCCCCGTCAGAATAGCCTCCGGCTCTAAAGGGCATCGCTATGGTGCGTGTAGATTTAATGAGGATCTTTTGCTGACTCATAAGGGTCTATCTGGCCCCGCTGTTCTCCAGGCAAGTAGTTATTGGGAGGAGGGTGAGCCCATTCATATTGATTGGCTTGGGGCCGTCGAGCGTCTTGGAGGGTTTAATTGTGATGAGCTATTCAATAACGAAGAGAACCGCTTAAAGCTAACTGAAACCATTCTTGCCTCTGTTTTACCTCAGCGTTTAGCAAAAGCATTTGCTGAACAGAAAAATTTAGTAGGTCGAAAGTGGGCTGAGGTATCCAAAAAAGATCGCCAAGCCCTTAAAGAGCTAATAACTAACTGGTCTGTAAAACCTGCCGGAACCCTAGGTTGGAAAAAAGCTGAAGTGATGTTGGGTGGCGTTGATACCAAAGAGTTTGATGGGCAGACCATGACGTCACGCAAACATCCAGGGCTATTTTTTATTGGCGAGTGCGTCGATGTCACTGGCCATTTAGGTGGTCACAATTTCCAATGGGCCTGGGCAAGCGGCTTCGCTTGTGCGCAAGCTTTATAG
- a CDS encoding GNAT family N-acetyltransferase: MPFELEIDEFDLSAAHALAYQDAQCIGTGRLVGLSGGQAQIGRMAVLAQFRNQGVGTQILKRLIDLAKLQGVQKLILHSQVAAMPFYK, translated from the coding sequence GTGCCATTCGAGCTAGAAATCGATGAGTTTGATTTATCCGCTGCCCACGCCCTTGCCTACCAAGACGCTCAATGCATAGGCACGGGTAGATTAGTAGGGCTCAGTGGTGGTCAGGCCCAAATTGGAAGAATGGCCGTCTTGGCTCAATTTAGAAACCAAGGTGTTGGAACCCAGATTCTGAAAAGACTAATCGACTTGGCAAAGTTGCAAGGGGTTCAGAAATTAATCTTGCACTCCCAAGTGGCTGCTATGCCATTTTATAAATGA
- the selD gene encoding selenide, water dikinase SelD, producing the protein MSQTTETQTIEPRLTSLSHGGGCGCKIAPGVLSEILKNVPQLPFPKELLIGIETSDDAAVYQINESQAIVATTDFFMPIVDDPFDFGKIAATNAISDIYAMGGTPLFALALVGMPIKVLSNNTIARILEGGSEACRSAGIPIAGGHTIDSVEPIYGLVAIGIVDPKRVKSNASAKPGDVLILGKPLGVGILSAALKKDLLGQDGYREMIANTTKLNSAGPDLAKLAGVHALTDVTGFGLAGHTLELARGSNCTAHIDWSQVPLLSNVQTLADDGVITGASDRNWLSYGNEVGIPADFTPAQRALLTDPQTSGGLLVSCSPDSVKEVLDIFNQHQFLGARVIGQMSKRQEKPLVVS; encoded by the coding sequence ATGAGTCAAACTACTGAGACACAAACAATTGAACCACGCCTGACCTCCCTATCTCATGGCGGGGGTTGTGGCTGCAAGATTGCTCCTGGCGTTCTCTCTGAAATTCTCAAGAACGTTCCACAATTACCTTTTCCAAAAGAATTGCTCATTGGCATCGAGACTTCGGATGATGCCGCTGTTTATCAAATCAATGAATCTCAAGCGATCGTAGCAACGACAGATTTTTTCATGCCGATTGTTGACGACCCATTTGACTTCGGAAAAATTGCAGCAACGAATGCAATTAGTGATATCTACGCAATGGGTGGCACACCGTTATTTGCTCTTGCATTAGTTGGTATGCCAATTAAAGTTTTATCCAACAATACGATTGCCCGCATTCTAGAAGGTGGTTCTGAAGCCTGTCGTAGCGCCGGCATTCCTATTGCAGGCGGACACACGATTGATTCAGTCGAACCTATTTATGGATTGGTGGCAATTGGCATCGTCGATCCGAAGCGTGTGAAGAGCAACGCCAGCGCTAAACCGGGCGATGTATTAATTCTAGGTAAGCCGCTAGGTGTAGGCATCTTATCTGCCGCCCTAAAGAAAGATCTTCTGGGCCAGGATGGCTATCGAGAAATGATTGCCAACACAACTAAGCTCAACTCTGCAGGACCAGACCTAGCAAAACTGGCTGGCGTGCACGCTTTAACCGATGTCACTGGTTTTGGTTTGGCTGGCCACACCTTAGAGCTCGCAAGAGGGTCAAACTGCACAGCACATATTGACTGGAGCCAAGTACCACTGCTCTCTAACGTACAAACACTAGCTGATGATGGCGTAATTACCGGCGCCTCAGATAGGAACTGGCTGAGTTATGGCAATGAGGTTGGCATCCCAGCAGACTTCACGCCAGCGCAGCGCGCCCTATTGACTGATCCGCAAACTAGCGGTGGACTATTGGTTTCTTGCAGCCCTGATAGCGTCAAAGAAGTGTTGGATATTTTTAATCAACATCAATTCTTGGGCGCTCGCGTCATCGGTCAAATGAGCAAGCGTCAAGAGAAGCCTCTAGTTGTTTCTTAA
- a CDS encoding fumarylacetoacetate hydrolase family protein, giving the protein MDTNRRDALKLGASAAVSGMFISSAIAAPDARQPIVVEPLTGKAGFRIANYLPKMGATSRLGLVTNDGMVVDIPAEAARQKVQLSFDPTSTISLAASGNKGLAELAALFKGRGSNLQNVNQVILLSPIPRPQSNIYCVGWNYLDHFDEGKDRRADQGVKEYPKVPVLFTKGTQTMNGPFDSIPYDGSYSTMIDWEAELAVVIGKKGKNISEENAMDYVFGYAAYNDTTARDVQQKRHSGQWFKGKSLDGHGPMGPWIVTAGGVNLDDTRIICRVNGVEKQNASYKQTYFKIPVVIAELSRSLTLLPGDIIATGTPSGVGYSRKPPEFLKPGDSMETEITGVGIIRNKIA; this is encoded by the coding sequence GTGGATACAAATCGTAGAGATGCACTTAAATTGGGTGCATCTGCTGCCGTGAGCGGCATGTTTATTTCAAGCGCAATTGCCGCCCCTGACGCTCGTCAGCCTATTGTGGTTGAGCCATTGACTGGTAAGGCTGGTTTTCGAATTGCTAACTATTTGCCGAAAATGGGTGCGACATCTAGATTGGGTTTGGTAACCAACGATGGCATGGTTGTCGATATCCCGGCTGAAGCAGCTCGTCAAAAAGTGCAACTTTCCTTTGATCCCACATCAACCATTTCATTAGCAGCCTCTGGTAATAAGGGTTTGGCTGAGTTAGCTGCGCTGTTTAAAGGCCGCGGATCTAATCTGCAGAATGTCAACCAAGTGATTTTGTTATCACCGATTCCTAGGCCGCAAAGCAATATCTACTGCGTGGGTTGGAATTATTTAGATCACTTTGATGAAGGCAAAGATAGACGTGCCGATCAGGGTGTAAAGGAATATCCAAAGGTACCGGTACTCTTTACTAAAGGCACTCAAACAATGAATGGGCCTTTTGACTCCATCCCTTACGATGGCAGTTACTCCACCATGATTGACTGGGAGGCTGAGTTAGCGGTAGTCATTGGTAAGAAAGGTAAAAATATTTCCGAAGAAAATGCTATGGATTATGTCTTTGGCTATGCTGCTTATAACGACACTACTGCGCGCGATGTTCAGCAAAAACGTCACTCTGGCCAGTGGTTCAAAGGTAAGAGTTTAGATGGACATGGCCCAATGGGCCCATGGATTGTGACTGCAGGCGGGGTTAATCTAGATGACACCCGAATCATTTGTCGCGTAAATGGTGTTGAAAAGCAAAATGCTAGCTACAAACAAACGTATTTCAAAATTCCAGTGGTGATTGCTGAGCTTTCTCGTAGCCTAACGCTATTGCCTGGTGACATCATTGCAACTGGCACTCCGTCTGGCGTTGGTTACAGCAGAAAACCACCGGAGTTTTTAAAGCCGGGCGACAGTATGGAAACTGAAATCACCGGCGTCGGCATTATTCGCAATAAGATCGCTTAG
- a CDS encoding TerC family protein: MIESFVQLISDPNAWIAFLTLSALEIILGIDNIIFISVIANRLPIEIREKVRRFGLIFALVTRILLLLSLSWVMGLTAPLFSISEHVISGRDLILLLGGFFLIWKASKEIYVEVEVGEHGEAHSNANSQNAGKSMMTLFVGSVLQIGLLDIIFSLDSVITAVGMVDQISVMIAVVLASVLIMLVAAKPIGDFVYRHPSIKVLALSFLTVVGIVLIAEGMDVHIPKGYVYVAMAFSLSVELLNIRSRDKKKRQG; this comes from the coding sequence ATGATCGAAAGCTTTGTGCAACTTATCAGCGACCCCAATGCTTGGATCGCATTTTTAACGCTTTCTGCCTTAGAAATTATTCTAGGCATCGACAATATCATTTTCATTAGCGTTATTGCCAATAGGCTCCCGATAGAAATTCGGGAAAAGGTACGCCGCTTTGGTCTGATCTTTGCATTAGTAACGCGCATTCTGCTATTACTTAGCTTGTCATGGGTAATGGGGTTAACCGCCCCTCTCTTCAGCATTTCGGAACACGTCATTAGCGGTAGAGATTTAATCCTTCTCCTTGGCGGCTTCTTCTTGATTTGGAAGGCCTCAAAAGAAATCTACGTTGAGGTTGAAGTGGGAGAGCATGGCGAAGCACATAGCAACGCGAACAGCCAAAATGCTGGCAAGTCGATGATGACCCTCTTTGTTGGCTCCGTTTTGCAAATCGGCTTACTAGACATCATTTTCTCTCTAGATAGCGTAATCACCGCAGTAGGTATGGTTGATCAAATTAGCGTCATGATTGCAGTTGTTCTTGCTTCCGTTCTCATCATGCTAGTGGCAGCAAAACCTATCGGAGACTTTGTTTACCGCCACCCATCCATCAAAGTCTTGGCATTGTCTTTTCTGACAGTGGTAGGTATTGTATTGATTGCAGAAGGAATGGATGTTCATATTCCTAAAGGCTACGTCTATGTCGCTATGGCGTTTTCACTATCGGTTGAGCTTTTAAATATCCGCTCGCGGGACAAGAAAAAGCGTCAGGGGTAA
- a CDS encoding DUF1330 domain-containing protein: MVKVIGLMELSDQSAFEQYRSQVSQTVELYKGSIRHCGSMAELFWNQLGCAPFTTFVELEFPSAEDAHTWANSPEYQSLIPIRSQAMKLTLFSLAL; this comes from the coding sequence ATGGTCAAAGTCATTGGATTAATGGAGTTAAGCGATCAGAGTGCTTTTGAGCAGTACCGCTCACAGGTTAGTCAAACCGTTGAGCTTTATAAGGGCTCCATACGGCATTGCGGATCAATGGCCGAACTCTTTTGGAATCAGCTGGGTTGCGCACCTTTCACTACATTTGTGGAACTAGAGTTTCCAAGCGCAGAAGATGCTCACACCTGGGCCAATAGCCCCGAATACCAATCCTTGATCCCTATACGCAGCCAAGCAATGAAGCTCACTCTATTTAGTTTAGCGTTATAA
- a CDS encoding TIGR02450 family Trp-rich protein → MILPEPPNEKIEFVEIEAVYSKKTSLIPWRNLTNSELWIQGWK, encoded by the coding sequence GTGATTCTCCCGGAACCGCCAAATGAAAAAATTGAGTTTGTAGAAATCGAGGCAGTCTACTCCAAGAAAACCTCGCTCATCCCCTGGCGCAACCTTACCAACAGCGAGCTTTGGATACAGGGCTGGAAATAA
- a CDS encoding tripartite tricarboxylate transporter substrate-binding protein, with translation MVDIRGGAGGTLGAAVAAKMAPDGYTWLLGAVHHSIAPSMYTNLSYDITKDFEPIAIIGSVPHVIVVNPNKLPKNDLKSIMEEIRKHPGKYNYASTGNGTSQHLTGELFKMQNKLFITHIPYRGTGPALQDLVGGSSGYDV, from the coding sequence GTGGTCGATATCCGCGGTGGTGCAGGTGGAACGCTTGGTGCTGCAGTTGCAGCAAAAATGGCTCCAGATGGATATACCTGGCTTCTTGGTGCAGTGCATCACTCAATTGCGCCAAGTATGTACACAAACCTTTCTTATGACATCACTAAGGATTTTGAGCCTATCGCCATTATTGGCAGCGTTCCCCATGTCATTGTTGTGAATCCAAATAAGCTTCCAAAAAATGATCTGAAATCCATCATGGAAGAGATTCGCAAGCATCCCGGTAAATATAACTACGCCTCTACCGGCAACGGCACATCACAGCATTTAACGGGTGAGCTCTTTAAGATGCAAAACAAGTTATTCATTACACATATTCCTTATCGCGGCACAGGACCTGCACTACAAGATCTTGTGGGCGGGTCAAGTGGATATGATGTTTGA
- a CDS encoding cupin domain-containing protein, which produces MQQIPNGRLDQHEHPFEVKALVTEGSIVIDGICSVYKPGDIFQLDCGQPHAESYGPQGVKYLASRKQ; this is translated from the coding sequence GTGCAGCAAATTCCTAATGGCCGCCTTGATCAGCATGAGCACCCGTTCGAAGTGAAGGCGCTTGTTACGGAAGGTAGTATTGTTATTGATGGCATTTGCAGTGTATATAAGCCTGGCGACATTTTTCAGTTGGACTGCGGACAGCCTCATGCAGAATCCTATGGACCGCAAGGCGTGAAGTACTTGGCTTCAAGAAAACAATAA
- a CDS encoding group II truncated hemoglobin, with product MTERQSIYDAIGGIDKIDELVDRFYDLMALEPKFSDLRAMHGQDLTNSREKLKFFLTGWMGGPDIYSPKYGHPMLRARHLPFKIGLNERNQWLACMYQALEDCGITGSTAKQLEESFFNTADWMRN from the coding sequence ATGACAGAAAGACAATCCATTTATGACGCCATCGGTGGCATAGACAAAATCGATGAATTGGTAGACCGCTTTTACGATTTAATGGCCTTGGAGCCCAAATTTAGCGATCTTCGGGCTATGCATGGACAAGACCTTACCAACTCCAGAGAAAAGCTGAAATTCTTTCTTACGGGCTGGATGGGCGGACCCGATATCTATTCACCTAAATATGGCCATCCAATGCTAAGAGCGCGCCATTTGCCTTTTAAGATTGGTTTGAATGAGCGCAATCAATGGCTTGCCTGCATGTACCAAGCATTAGAAGATTGTGGAATTACCGGCAGCACCGCGAAGCAACTCGAAGAGTCATTCTTCAACACTGCTGACTGGATGAGAAACTAA
- the mmsB gene encoding 3-hydroxyisobutyrate dehydrogenase — translation MKIGFIGLGNMGLPMALNLLKAGHEVTGFDLVQSQLDAFAAAGGAVAANANATAKDADVLISMMLPASRHVEGLYLGAAGLLASANPRTLLIDCSTISPKAAQAVAAEAKVKGFVMIDAPVSGGTAGAQAGTLTFMVGGDTSAVECARPLLEKMGKNIFHAGANGAGQTVKVCNNMLLGIQMLGTSEALRLGIANGMDPKVLSDIMSKSSGRNWALELYNPCPGVMENVPSSKGYAGGFGVDLMLKDLGLAVENAKNLDANVPLGQLAQQLYESHSKAGNGQLDFSSVFNLKK, via the coding sequence ATGAAAATCGGATTTATTGGTTTGGGAAATATGGGCTTACCAATGGCCCTTAACTTATTAAAAGCGGGGCATGAGGTTACCGGCTTTGATTTAGTGCAAAGTCAATTGGATGCCTTTGCGGCTGCGGGTGGCGCTGTTGCTGCTAATGCAAATGCGACCGCCAAGGATGCGGATGTGTTGATTAGTATGATGTTGCCTGCTTCACGTCATGTTGAAGGGCTATACCTTGGTGCAGCAGGCTTACTGGCCAGTGCAAATCCTAGGACACTGCTCATTGACTGTTCAACCATTTCACCTAAAGCTGCGCAGGCCGTTGCGGCAGAGGCAAAAGTAAAAGGCTTTGTCATGATTGATGCGCCTGTTTCTGGCGGAACTGCGGGTGCACAGGCTGGCACATTAACGTTTATGGTGGGTGGCGATACGAGTGCAGTAGAGTGTGCACGTCCATTACTAGAAAAAATGGGTAAGAATATTTTTCATGCGGGCGCTAATGGCGCAGGACAAACTGTTAAGGTTTGTAACAACATGCTCTTAGGTATTCAGATGCTGGGAACGAGCGAGGCTCTTCGATTGGGAATTGCCAATGGTATGGACCCAAAAGTCCTCTCGGATATCATGTCAAAAAGTTCAGGACGTAACTGGGCTTTGGAATTATACAACCCTTGTCCAGGCGTTATGGAAAACGTTCCATCTTCAAAAGGATATGCCGGTGGCTTTGGGGTAGATCTGATGCTAAAAGATCTGGGCTTAGCAGTTGAGAATGCAAAAAATTTAGATGCTAATGTCCCGTTGGGCCAGTTGGCGCAACAGCTTTACGAGAGTCACAGCAAAGCCGGCAATGGTCAGCTTGATTTCTCAAGTGTGTTTAATCTAAAGAAATAA
- a CDS encoding TOBE domain-containing protein, whose protein sequence is MNSKWGQTTSHVKLDIGGGHIVTASITNEAVDELNLKVGDQAWAVVKASDVMIAKGA, encoded by the coding sequence TTGAACTCAAAATGGGGTCAAACCACTTCACACGTAAAACTTGATATTGGTGGGGGTCATATTGTTACTGCTTCTATTACCAATGAGGCTGTTGACGAGCTCAACCTCAAGGTTGGTGATCAAGCCTGGGCTGTGGTCAAGGCCTCTGACGTCATGATTGCCAAGGGTGCTTAA
- a CDS encoding Bug family tripartite tricarboxylate transporter substrate binding protein codes for MYKSTQIIRIFLLSLLLCCSWKAVQAAYPDKPVKIIIGFPAGGPLDAHIRLLVDRLQSALGQTVIVDYKAGAGGAVGAQYVAQSPADGYTVLLANTGTMVINPAIYTKSPYDTLKDFQPIARTAQQPLALIVNKDVQANTLKEFIAYAKANPGKLNYGSASNGGISHLVTEMLKSETGIFIAHIPFKGSAPAFTDLIAGHVQFMAESVPQAANYVKQGKIKALAVTSAKRNPALPNTPTAIETGVANLEVVGFYGILAPKGTPPDVVNKLSQAFKETLESPDIQKKMTDQGADPAYLNADQFSKFLAAEMPRWAKAVKQAGAKLD; via the coding sequence ATGTATAAGTCCACACAAATCATCAGGATATTTCTGCTAAGCCTATTGCTTTGCTGCTCCTGGAAAGCGGTTCAGGCGGCTTATCCTGATAAACCAGTCAAAATCATTATTGGATTTCCTGCAGGCGGACCTTTGGATGCTCACATTCGACTGTTGGTTGATAGGCTGCAGTCTGCTTTAGGACAAACAGTCATCGTCGATTACAAGGCTGGAGCAGGTGGCGCGGTTGGTGCTCAGTATGTCGCGCAATCACCGGCTGATGGATATACAGTGCTATTGGCTAATACTGGAACCATGGTGATTAACCCAGCGATTTACACCAAATCACCTTATGACACCCTAAAAGATTTTCAGCCGATCGCTAGAACTGCTCAGCAACCACTCGCATTGATTGTGAATAAAGATGTGCAGGCTAATACGCTGAAAGAATTTATCGCATACGCAAAAGCAAATCCTGGAAAGCTGAACTATGGGTCAGCTAGCAATGGTGGCATTTCCCATTTAGTAACTGAGATGCTTAAAAGTGAGACGGGAATTTTCATAGCGCACATTCCCTTCAAAGGAAGCGCTCCTGCATTTACCGATTTGATCGCAGGCCATGTGCAATTTATGGCGGAGTCCGTTCCTCAAGCAGCCAACTATGTTAAGCAGGGGAAAATCAAGGCCCTGGCGGTAACTAGTGCAAAGCGCAATCCAGCATTACCTAATACGCCAACCGCGATCGAGACAGGTGTTGCGAACTTAGAGGTGGTTGGCTTTTATGGAATATTGGCACCCAAGGGCACCCCGCCAGATGTCGTGAATAAGTTAAGTCAGGCATTTAAGGAAACGCTTGAGTCACCCGACATTCAGAAAAAAATGACTGATCAAGGTGCTGATCCTGCTTACCTCAATGCAGATCAATTCTCAAAATTTCTTGCCGCAGAAATGCCGCGTTGGGCAAAGGCAGTCAAGCAGGCGGGAGCCAAGCTCGACTAA